The Hymenobacter sp. GOD-10R genome includes a window with the following:
- a CDS encoding DUF1572 family protein, with the protein MLIETLRTLFNRDLNKLKQEIGLYISEPVIWHYEKGIANSAGNLCLHLVGNLKTYIGAELGQHSYVRNRELEFSAKDVPRADLLQRVEETIVVLNDSLGKLTEDELQKEYPILVFAEKTSTEYFLVHLAAHLAYHLGQINYHRRLLDEGI; encoded by the coding sequence ATGCTCATTGAAACGCTCAGAACTCTCTTCAATCGCGACCTGAACAAATTGAAGCAGGAGATTGGTCTTTACATAAGTGAGCCTGTGATCTGGCATTACGAAAAAGGTATCGCCAACTCGGCTGGCAACCTTTGCCTGCACTTGGTAGGGAATCTCAAGACGTACATTGGGGCGGAGCTAGGCCAGCACTCTTACGTCAGAAACAGAGAGTTGGAGTTCTCAGCGAAGGACGTACCGAGGGCGGATCTGCTTCAACGCGTGGAAGAAACAATTGTCGTACTGAACGACTCGCTTGGTAAGCTCACCGAAGACGAGCTGCAGAAAGAGTACCCGATCTTGGTATTCGCAGAAAAAACGTCGACGGAGTACTTCTTGGTCCATCTCGCCGCGCACCTAGCGTACCACCTAGGCCAGATAAATTACCACCGGCGTTTATTGGATGAAGGTATTTAG
- a CDS encoding NADAR family protein — translation MTTTYTLDWLLSNYEKGKRQKYLFFWGHQPSKSGELTASCFSQWWNAPFVVDNVRYNTAEHWMMAQKALLFHDTAVFEKVLVAKTPGEAKTLGRQVRNFDEPLWLEKRFEIVVTGCLHKFGQHQDLRDFLLNTKNRVLVEASPVDRIWGIGLAADDEKAENPKRWNGLNLLGFALMEARDVLGAE, via the coding sequence ATGACAACAACCTATACGTTAGACTGGCTCCTATCTAATTACGAAAAGGGAAAACGGCAGAAGTACCTATTTTTCTGGGGACATCAGCCGAGCAAAAGCGGCGAACTCACTGCCTCTTGTTTTAGTCAGTGGTGGAACGCGCCTTTCGTGGTAGACAACGTGCGCTACAACACGGCCGAACATTGGATGATGGCCCAGAAAGCTCTTCTCTTTCACGACACGGCAGTTTTCGAAAAAGTCTTAGTGGCCAAAACACCAGGCGAAGCCAAGACCCTAGGTCGGCAGGTACGGAACTTCGATGAGCCGCTTTGGCTGGAAAAGCGGTTTGAAATTGTGGTAACTGGCTGTTTGCACAAGTTTGGTCAACACCAGGATCTGCGGGACTTTCTCCTGAATACCAAAAACCGAGTACTGGTAGAAGCTAGCCCCGTGGACAGAATTTGGGGCATCGGCCTAGCCGCTGATGACGAAAAAGCAGAAAACCCGAAGCGGTGGAATGGATTGAACCTGCTCGGTTTCGCGCTAATGGAAGCTAGAGATGTTCTGGGCGCAGAATAG
- a CDS encoding aldo/keto reductase, with translation MPSTITIAQNSAHPLTVNRLGYGTMRLTGPEIWGEPTNRSEALQILRTAIESGVNFIDTADYYGEDVTNRLIREALYPYSADLVICTKVGATRRPDKSWVPFNTPENLRTSIDNNLRTLGQEQVQLVHLRLMGHGPVPLDEQLGAMFEMQREGKILHVGLSNVTHEELEAGLKLGPIATVENMFSYAQRTTLSHAHGHNPGGEEVLELCEQHGIPLIPFFSLLHALPKQLDKIAEVASRHNATPAQVNIAWLLHHSPWLLPIPGTSLLAHFRENLAAKDIQLSAEDMSYLG, from the coding sequence ATGCCCTCAACCATCACCATCGCACAAAACTCCGCTCACCCACTTACCGTCAACCGGCTTGGCTACGGCACCATGCGCCTGACCGGACCCGAAATCTGGGGCGAGCCAACTAATCGCTCTGAAGCGTTGCAAATCTTGCGTACCGCCATCGAGAGCGGGGTGAACTTCATCGACACGGCCGACTATTATGGCGAAGATGTAACCAACCGCCTCATCCGCGAGGCGCTGTATCCCTACTCCGCCGACCTAGTCATCTGTACCAAAGTAGGTGCGACCCGCCGCCCCGACAAAAGCTGGGTACCCTTCAACACGCCCGAAAACCTACGCACCAGTATCGACAACAACCTGCGCACCCTCGGGCAAGAGCAGGTTCAGTTGGTACACCTGCGCCTCATGGGCCACGGCCCGGTACCGCTCGATGAGCAGCTAGGCGCCATGTTTGAAATGCAGCGCGAGGGTAAAATCCTGCACGTTGGCCTCAGCAACGTGACCCACGAGGAGTTGGAAGCTGGCCTCAAGCTAGGTCCTATTGCCACCGTGGAGAACATGTTCAGCTACGCCCAGCGGACCACTCTCTCGCACGCACACGGCCACAACCCTGGCGGCGAAGAAGTGCTGGAACTCTGTGAACAGCACGGCATTCCACTAATTCCTTTTTTCTCACTACTGCACGCGTTGCCCAAGCAACTGGATAAAATTGCGGAAGTGGCCAGCCGGCACAATGCCACACCCGCGCAGGTAAATATCGCCTGGCTCTTGCACCATTCGCCTTGGCTGCTGCCCATTCCCGGCACGTCGTTGCTGGCTCACTTCCGTGAGAACCTTGCGGCTAAGGACATTCAGCTGAGCGCGGAGGATATGTCATACCTAGGCTAA
- a CDS encoding OmpA family protein, translated as MKPSIWFGVATLLLAGPVKAQSLAGIWQGVETDKDQPGASWPSVMRVQEGKSTGLFGVLYQEATGQPGVTATFQVQAARTSGGMRLEHVRKLNETGANPFNYWCEGIILFTYDPALEKLTGRADYDPIGRCDKGTYTLYRVKLKSAATVRAGATTTIRVSGRDVRWYADADLKQLVNSGNEYRTKLNKATTFYLTQGYYPTREGAVIPITVKVSGTVEKPTPPPAPPVAAAPADTSRPAPALADTTRPMRPAPAPTLSANPVVLPTVLFKQGTPELLPDATPALAQLAEELRARPTLRLQVTGHTDRIGESKKNQALSEQRAEAVKAYLVKAGIAAERISTIGYGDSKPLYPSPDIRNRRVEVSEVK; from the coding sequence ATGAAACCTAGCATTTGGTTCGGCGTGGCGACCTTGCTGCTGGCGGGGCCGGTAAAGGCTCAGTCGTTGGCGGGCATTTGGCAAGGTGTCGAAACGGATAAGGATCAGCCGGGCGCCTCCTGGCCCTCGGTGATGCGGGTGCAGGAAGGTAAGAGTACCGGCTTATTTGGGGTGCTGTATCAGGAGGCGACGGGCCAGCCAGGCGTCACGGCCACCTTTCAGGTGCAGGCTGCTCGCACATCTGGTGGCATGCGCCTAGAACACGTGCGCAAGCTGAATGAGACTGGCGCTAACCCCTTCAACTACTGGTGCGAAGGCATCATCCTGTTCACCTACGATCCGGCGCTGGAAAAGCTAACCGGCCGCGCCGACTACGACCCTATCGGTCGCTGCGACAAAGGTACTTATACCCTGTACCGTGTCAAGCTGAAGTCGGCTGCCACGGTACGAGCGGGCGCTACAACCACCATTCGCGTATCCGGCCGCGACGTGCGCTGGTACGCCGATGCCGACCTTAAGCAACTAGTAAACAGCGGTAACGAGTACCGCACCAAGCTCAACAAGGCCACTACCTTTTACCTAACGCAAGGTTATTATCCTACCCGTGAAGGTGCCGTAATACCTATTACAGTGAAGGTTAGCGGCACAGTCGAGAAGCCCACTCCCCCGCCGGCACCACCTGTAGCCGCAGCCCCCGCCGATACGAGCCGCCCGGCGCCTGCCTTGGCAGACACTACGCGGCCCATGCGTCCGGCACCCGCCCCAACCCTGTCGGCCAACCCTGTGGTATTACCAACCGTGTTATTCAAGCAGGGCACGCCGGAGCTGTTGCCAGACGCCACACCGGCTCTAGCCCAACTGGCTGAGGAATTGCGTGCCCGCCCCACCCTGCGGCTGCAGGTAACTGGTCACACCGACCGCATTGGCGAAAGCAAGAAAAACCAAGCCTTATCGGAGCAGCGCGCGGAAGCTGTAAAAGCGTATCTGGTGAAAGCAGGCATTGCCGCCGAGCGTATCAGCACCATCGGTTACGGCGACTCGAAACCCCTCTACCCTTCGCCAGACATTCGCAACCGCCGCGTGGAAGTCTCGGAAGTGAAGTAG